One Streptomyces lincolnensis genomic region harbors:
- a CDS encoding RNA polymerase sigma factor, translating into MRGATDAIEDLLRHHAPQVLGALVRRYGHFDAAEDAVQEALLAAARQWPSEGLPENPRGWLIRVASRRLTDTLRAEEARRAREERVAALTPRDAFVTTGDRAPREDDTLSLLFLCCHPDLTASAQIALTLRAVGGLTTAEIARAHLVPEATMAQRISRAKQKVRGVRFGRPEDWGRRLPAVLHTLYLIFNEGHTATSGPSLQRRDLAREAIRLTREVHRLLPDDGEVAGLLALMLLTDARRDARTGEHGELIPLDEQDRGRWDKAAIEEGVVLVTRALGSGPAGPYQLRAAITAVHDEAPSAEATDWHEILGLYDVLVRLLPGPVERLGRAVAVAMVHGPRAGLAELDVLEDELSAGHRLDAVRGHLLERAGAYEEARAAYESAAGKTLSAPEQRYLRARATRLKD; encoded by the coding sequence GTGCGAGGCGCCACCGACGCGATCGAGGACCTGCTGCGCCACCACGCGCCGCAGGTCCTCGGCGCGCTCGTCAGGCGGTACGGCCATTTCGACGCCGCCGAGGACGCCGTACAGGAGGCGCTGCTCGCCGCGGCCCGGCAGTGGCCCTCGGAGGGGCTGCCGGAGAACCCGCGCGGGTGGCTGATCCGGGTCGCCTCGCGGCGGCTGACGGACACGCTCAGGGCGGAGGAGGCGCGGCGGGCGCGGGAGGAGCGGGTGGCGGCGCTGACGCCTCGCGACGCGTTCGTCACTACGGGCGACCGGGCGCCGCGGGAGGACGACACCCTCTCGCTCCTCTTCCTGTGCTGCCATCCCGACCTGACCGCGTCCGCGCAGATCGCGCTCACCCTGCGCGCGGTCGGCGGTCTGACCACGGCGGAGATCGCCCGCGCGCACCTGGTGCCCGAGGCGACCATGGCGCAGCGGATCAGCCGCGCCAAGCAGAAGGTGCGCGGGGTGCGCTTCGGGCGCCCCGAGGACTGGGGCCGGCGGCTGCCCGCCGTCCTGCACACCCTCTACCTGATCTTCAACGAGGGCCATACGGCGACCTCCGGCCCCAGCCTCCAGCGGCGCGACCTGGCCCGCGAGGCGATCCGGCTGACCCGCGAGGTGCACCGGCTGCTCCCCGACGACGGCGAGGTGGCCGGGCTGCTCGCCCTGATGCTGCTCACCGACGCCCGCCGGGACGCCCGCACCGGGGAGCACGGCGAGCTGATCCCGCTCGACGAACAGGACCGCGGCCGCTGGGACAAGGCCGCGATCGAGGAGGGCGTCGTACTGGTCACCCGGGCCCTCGGCAGCGGTCCCGCGGGCCCCTACCAGCTGCGGGCCGCCATCACCGCCGTGCACGACGAGGCCCCGTCCGCCGAGGCCACGGACTGGCACGAGATCCTCGGCCTCTACGACGTCCTGGTCCGCCTGCTGCCCGGCCCCGTCGAGCGGCTGGGCCGCGCGGTCGCCGTCGCCATGGTCCACGGACCCAGGGCCGGGCTCGCCGAACTCGACGTGCTGGAGGACGAGTTGAGCGCGGGGCACCGGCTGGACGCGGTCCGCGGGCATCTGCTGGAGCGCGCCGGTGCGTACGAAGAGGCCCGCGCCGCCTACGAGTCGGCGGCCGGCAAGACCCTCAGCGCGCCGGAGCAGCGGTATCTGCGGGCGCGGGCGACACGGTTGAAGGACTGA
- the sodN gene encoding superoxide dismutase, Ni — MLSRLFAPKVKVSAHCDLPCGVYDPAQARIEAESVKAVQEKMAGNDDPHFQARATVIKEQRAELAKHHVSVLWSDYFKPPHFEKYPELHQLVNDALKALSAAKGSTDPATGQKALDYIAQIDKIFWETKKA; from the coding sequence ATGCTTTCCCGCCTGTTCGCCCCCAAGGTAAAGGTCAGCGCCCACTGCGACCTCCCGTGCGGCGTGTACGACCCCGCCCAGGCCCGCATCGAGGCGGAGTCCGTCAAGGCCGTCCAGGAGAAGATGGCCGGCAACGACGACCCGCACTTCCAGGCACGCGCCACCGTCATCAAGGAGCAGCGCGCCGAGCTGGCCAAGCACCACGTCTCCGTGCTGTGGAGCGACTACTTCAAGCCCCCGCACTTCGAGAAGTACCCCGAGCTGCACCAGCTGGTCAACGACGCCCTCAAGGCCCTCTCGGCCGCCAAGGGTTCGACCGACCCGGCCACGGGCCAGAAGGCGCTGGACTACATCGCCCAGATCGACAAGATCTTCTGGGAGACCAAGAAGGCCTGA
- a CDS encoding dihydrofolate reductase family protein: protein MRKLTYFIACSIDGFIGDESGDASFMYPFVDEEFFDFLKTEYPETMSTDGRRALGLDDLENQKFDTVIQGRASYDVGLREGMTSPYAHMREYVASRTLKESPDPHVEIVAEDVAAKVRALKAEESGLGIYLCGGSVLAGELLDEVDELVIKTYPVVIGTGMPMFGSGFAVEEFTLDDVRVFKNGVVVRTYSRKR from the coding sequence TTGCGAAAGCTCACCTACTTCATCGCCTGTTCGATCGACGGCTTCATCGGGGACGAGAGCGGCGACGCGTCGTTCATGTACCCCTTCGTGGACGAGGAGTTCTTCGACTTCCTCAAGACCGAGTACCCGGAGACCATGAGCACCGACGGCCGCCGGGCCCTCGGCCTCGACGACCTGGAGAACCAGAAGTTCGACACCGTCATCCAGGGCCGGGCCAGCTACGACGTGGGCCTGAGGGAGGGCATGACCAGCCCCTACGCCCATATGCGCGAGTACGTCGCCTCGCGCACCCTGAAGGAGTCGCCCGACCCGCACGTCGAGATCGTCGCCGAGGACGTGGCCGCCAAGGTGCGCGCGCTCAAGGCGGAGGAGAGCGGGCTCGGCATCTACCTGTGCGGCGGCTCGGTGCTCGCGGGCGAACTGCTCGACGAGGTCGACGAGCTCGTCATCAAGACCTACCCCGTGGTCATCGGCACCGGCATGCCCATGTTCGGGTCCGGCTTCGCGGTCGAGGAGTTCACCCTCGACGACGTACGCGTCTTCAAGAACGGCGTCGTGGTGAGGACGTACAGCAGGAAGCGGTGA
- a CDS encoding TetR/AcrR family transcriptional regulator — protein MVSNPERRAALVDAGVEVLAREGARGLTFRAVDTEAGVPVGTASNYFTGRDDLLRQIDTRLHVRLAPDPEVVADLMTRPKDRSLVTAFMHDLMARATRDRTGYLALLELRLEATRRPELRASYTKSVRGDLEEGIEFHRAAGLPGGDETVTVLYLAVLGLLLEHLTLPDVLDGVLPGVSVPEGLVERIVATVVPEAP, from the coding sequence ATGGTCAGCAATCCGGAGCGCCGGGCCGCGCTCGTCGACGCGGGTGTCGAGGTGCTCGCGCGCGAGGGGGCGCGCGGGCTGACGTTCCGCGCGGTGGACACCGAGGCGGGGGTGCCGGTGGGCACGGCCTCCAACTACTTCACCGGCCGGGACGACCTGCTGCGGCAGATCGACACCCGGCTTCATGTACGGCTCGCGCCCGACCCCGAGGTCGTGGCCGATCTGATGACGCGACCGAAGGACCGCTCCCTGGTCACCGCCTTCATGCACGACCTGATGGCCCGCGCGACCCGCGACCGCACCGGCTATCTGGCCCTGCTGGAGCTCCGCCTCGAAGCCACCCGCCGCCCCGAACTGCGCGCCTCCTACACCAAATCGGTGCGCGGGGACCTGGAGGAGGGCATCGAGTTCCACCGCGCCGCCGGGCTGCCCGGCGGCGACGAGACCGTCACCGTGCTCTACCTCGCGGTGCTCGGCCTGCTCCTGGAACACCTGACCCTGCCGGACGTCCTGGACGGCGTACTGCCCGGGGTCAGCGTGCCCGAGGGCCTGGTCGAGCGGATCGTGGCGACGGTCGTACCGGAGGCTCCCTAG
- a CDS encoding GNAT family N-acetyltransferase: MGVAIRTAGAADRELVVRLLDTAFQDDPVSGWVFPEAEHRRRKHPALMAAFTDIVLAAGRIDLTEDGSACALWLSVPAGHDEDEDGPAQVRAAVDPENERVEMVGTLTAGIHPADRAHEYLWMIGVAPEHQGEGLGTALIATVLDRCDREGLPAYLEASSARSRALYERLGYEILDRPLDLPDGPQMWPMWREPKS, encoded by the coding sequence ATGGGTGTGGCGATACGTACGGCGGGCGCGGCGGACCGGGAGCTGGTCGTCCGGCTGCTGGACACGGCGTTCCAGGACGATCCGGTCAGCGGCTGGGTGTTCCCGGAGGCGGAGCACCGTCGGCGGAAGCACCCCGCACTGATGGCCGCGTTCACCGACATCGTGCTGGCCGCGGGCCGGATCGACCTCACCGAGGACGGCAGCGCCTGCGCGCTGTGGCTGTCCGTGCCCGCGGGGCATGACGAGGACGAGGACGGCCCGGCCCAGGTGCGGGCGGCCGTCGACCCGGAGAACGAGCGGGTCGAGATGGTCGGCACCCTCACGGCCGGGATCCATCCCGCCGACCGGGCCCACGAGTACCTCTGGATGATCGGCGTGGCACCCGAGCACCAGGGCGAGGGCCTCGGCACCGCGCTCATCGCCACGGTCCTCGACCGCTGCGACCGCGAGGGCCTGCCGGCCTATCTGGAGGCGAGCAGCGCCCGCAGCCGCGCCCTGTACGAGCGGCTCGGCTACGAGATCCTCGACCGCCCCCTCGACCTGCCGGACGGCCCTCAGATGTGGCCGATGTGGCGCGAGCCCAAGAGCTGA
- a CDS encoding VOC family protein encodes MDVKLHHCFIAVDDHDKAIAFYRDVLGLQVRGDVGFEGMRWVTVGSPLQPDVEIVLEPPAADPDTSPADREALAQLLAKGLLRGVNFSTDDVDALFARVREAGAEVIQEPTDMPYGVRDCAFRDPAGNMLRFMQRS; translated from the coding sequence ATGGACGTGAAACTGCATCATTGCTTCATCGCCGTCGACGACCACGACAAGGCGATCGCCTTCTACCGGGACGTGCTGGGTCTTCAGGTGCGGGGCGATGTCGGGTTCGAGGGGATGCGCTGGGTCACCGTCGGCTCGCCGCTGCAACCGGACGTGGAGATCGTGCTGGAGCCGCCCGCGGCGGACCCGGACACCTCGCCCGCCGACCGGGAGGCGCTGGCCCAGCTGCTGGCCAAGGGCCTGCTGCGCGGGGTCAACTTCAGCACCGACGACGTCGACGCCCTCTTCGCCCGCGTCCGGGAGGCCGGCGCCGAGGTCATCCAGGAGCCGACGGACATGCCGTACGGCGTACGGGACTGCGCCTTCCGGGACCCCGCCGGGAACATGCTGCGGTTCATGCAGCGGTCCTGA
- the ppk2 gene encoding polyphosphate kinase 2: MAMSPLLSELADLRVDYSDHDDPVLLRPDGSPVDTWRENYPYPDRMQRAEYDLHKRLQQIELLKLQSWIKETGRRLVIVFEGRDAAGKGGTIKRFTEHLNPRGARVVALEKPTERERGQWYFQRYVEHLPTAGEIVLFDRSWYNRAGVERVMGFCTDDEYQRFTRQAPLFERMLVDDGVDLVKFWFSVSQGEQRTRFTIRQIDPVRQWKLSPMDLASLDLWDDYTAAKVAMFRATDTDHAPWTVVKSNDKKRARVEAMRSVLARFDYSDKDEEVVGVPDPRIVGAAAGLLEAGEDDTGS; encoded by the coding sequence ATGGCGATGTCACCCCTTTTGTCCGAGCTGGCCGACCTGCGGGTCGACTACAGCGACCACGACGACCCCGTACTCCTGCGGCCGGACGGCAGCCCGGTCGACACCTGGCGGGAGAACTACCCGTACCCCGACCGCATGCAGCGTGCGGAGTACGACCTGCACAAACGGCTCCAGCAGATCGAACTGCTGAAGCTCCAGAGCTGGATCAAGGAGACCGGGCGCCGGCTGGTCATAGTGTTCGAGGGCCGGGACGCGGCCGGCAAGGGCGGCACCATCAAGCGGTTCACCGAGCACCTCAACCCGCGCGGCGCCCGGGTGGTGGCCCTGGAGAAGCCGACCGAGCGCGAGCGCGGGCAGTGGTACTTCCAGCGGTACGTCGAACACCTGCCGACCGCCGGTGAGATCGTGCTCTTCGACCGGTCCTGGTACAACCGGGCCGGTGTCGAACGGGTCATGGGCTTCTGCACCGACGACGAGTACCAGCGCTTCACGCGCCAGGCACCGCTGTTCGAGCGGATGCTCGTGGACGACGGCGTCGACCTGGTGAAGTTCTGGTTCTCGGTGTCGCAGGGCGAGCAGCGCACCCGCTTCACGATCCGCCAGATCGACCCCGTACGGCAGTGGAAGCTCAGCCCGATGGACCTGGCCTCGCTGGACCTCTGGGACGACTACACCGCCGCCAAGGTCGCCATGTTCCGGGCGACGGACACCGACCACGCGCCCTGGACGGTGGTCAAGAGCAACGACAAGAAGCGGGCCCGCGTCGAGGCGATGCGCAGTGTGCTGGCCCGCTTCGACTACTCCGACAAGGACGAGGAGGTCGTCGGCGTCCCGGATCCCCGGATCGTGGGCGCGGCGGCGGGCCTGCTGGAGGCGGGGGAGGACGACACGGGGAGTTGA
- a CDS encoding YciI family protein — protein MAKYLVMVQGTQADYEAMGGKASPGSPAWNQEGLQAMFAYMSAINDDLAESGELVDGQGLAEPAQTRTVTLGKDGKAVITDGPYSETKELMAGYWVLDCASLERVTEIAERVARCPQPDGAPDYPVVIRPIMEGAGDIG, from the coding sequence ATGGCGAAGTACCTGGTCATGGTGCAGGGCACGCAGGCGGACTACGAGGCGATGGGCGGCAAGGCGTCCCCCGGCTCCCCGGCCTGGAACCAAGAGGGGCTCCAGGCGATGTTCGCCTACATGAGCGCGATCAACGACGACCTGGCCGAGTCCGGCGAGCTCGTCGACGGACAGGGCCTGGCGGAGCCGGCGCAGACCCGGACGGTCACCCTCGGCAAGGACGGCAAGGCCGTGATCACCGACGGGCCGTACAGCGAGACCAAGGAGCTGATGGCGGGCTACTGGGTGCTGGACTGCGCGAGCCTGGAGCGGGTCACCGAGATCGCCGAGCGCGTCGCCCGCTGCCCCCAGCCCGACGGCGCCCCCGACTACCCGGTGGTGATCCGGCCCATCATGGAGGGCGCCGGAGACATCGGCTGA
- a CDS encoding family 2B encapsulin nanocompartment shell protein, translating to MSVGEEVRSEQERPQQSLGTAAARNLATTTKSAPQMQEISSRWLLRMLPWVNVQGGTYRVNRRLSYAVGDGRVTFVKTGDRVEVIPAELCELPALRSYEDEEVLTELARRCEQREFGPGDVIAEFGSPTDEVLLLAHGRVEKLGTGPYGEDESLGVLADGAYLGERALLDADAIWEYTARAITACTVLVLPRNSVEQVAERTESLSEHLQEQRAIPSQRTNKYGEKEIDLAAGHDGEPDIPHTFVDYEGRPREYELSIAQTVLRIHSRVADLYNQPMNQTEQQIRLTVEALKERQEHELVNNREFGLLNNCEYDQRLQPHDGVPSPDDLDELLSRRRGTKLLLAHPRAISAIGRELNKRGLVPESIEVAGNRIPTWRGVPIYPCNKIPVTEARTTSIIAMRTGEAEQGVIGLQQAGIPDEIEPSLSVRFMGINEQAIIKYLVTAYYSAAVLVPDALGVLENVEIGRWR from the coding sequence ATGTCGGTAGGCGAAGAGGTCCGCAGCGAGCAGGAACGGCCGCAGCAGAGTCTCGGCACGGCGGCCGCGCGGAACCTGGCCACCACCACCAAGTCCGCACCTCAGATGCAGGAGATCAGCTCCCGCTGGCTGCTCCGCATGCTGCCCTGGGTGAACGTGCAGGGCGGTACGTACCGGGTCAACCGGCGACTGTCCTACGCGGTCGGGGACGGCCGGGTGACGTTCGTGAAGACCGGCGACCGCGTGGAGGTGATCCCCGCCGAACTGTGCGAACTGCCCGCACTGCGGTCGTACGAGGACGAGGAGGTGCTCACCGAGCTCGCCCGGCGCTGCGAGCAGCGTGAGTTCGGCCCCGGTGACGTGATCGCCGAGTTCGGCAGCCCGACCGACGAGGTCCTCCTGCTGGCGCACGGCAGGGTGGAGAAGCTCGGCACCGGCCCGTACGGGGAGGACGAGTCCCTCGGGGTCCTCGCCGACGGCGCGTACCTGGGCGAGCGGGCGCTGCTCGACGCCGACGCCATCTGGGAGTACACGGCCCGGGCGATCACCGCCTGCACGGTCCTCGTCCTGCCCCGGAACTCCGTCGAGCAGGTCGCGGAGCGCACCGAGAGCCTGAGCGAGCACCTCCAGGAGCAGCGCGCCATCCCCTCGCAGCGCACCAACAAGTACGGCGAGAAGGAGATCGACCTCGCGGCGGGCCACGACGGCGAGCCGGACATCCCGCACACCTTCGTCGACTACGAGGGCAGGCCCCGCGAGTACGAGCTGAGCATCGCCCAGACCGTGCTGCGCATCCACTCCCGCGTGGCCGACCTCTACAACCAGCCGATGAACCAGACCGAGCAGCAGATCCGGCTGACGGTCGAGGCCCTGAAGGAGCGCCAGGAGCACGAGCTCGTCAACAACCGCGAGTTCGGGCTGCTCAACAACTGCGAGTACGACCAGCGGCTCCAGCCGCACGACGGCGTGCCCAGCCCCGACGACCTGGACGAGCTGCTCAGCCGGCGGCGCGGCACCAAGCTGCTGCTCGCCCACCCGCGCGCGATCTCCGCGATCGGCCGCGAGCTCAACAAGCGCGGACTGGTCCCGGAGAGCATCGAGGTGGCCGGCAACCGCATCCCCACCTGGCGCGGTGTGCCGATCTACCCGTGCAACAAGATCCCGGTCACCGAGGCCCGTACGACCTCGATCATCGCGATGCGTACCGGCGAGGCCGAGCAGGGTGTCATCGGTCTTCAGCAGGCCGGTATCCCGGACGAGATCGAGCCGAGCCTGTCCGTGCGCTTCATGGGCATCAATGAGCAGGCGATCATCAAGTACCTGGTGACGGCCTACTACTCGGCGGCGGTGCTCGTGCCGGACGCGCTCGGCGTCCTGGAGAACGTCGAGATCGGCCGCTGGAGGTGA
- a CDS encoding helix-turn-helix transcriptional regulator: protein MLTRVNLDDLVRLRQARDRMDREYTEPLDVTALARTALMSPGHFQRSFREAFGETPYGYLMTRRVERAKALLRRGDLSVTEVCMAVGCTSLGSFSSRFTELVGETPSAYKSRSHEASATIPPCVARKYTRPRRAARPGRGA from the coding sequence ATGCTGACCCGTGTGAACCTCGACGACCTGGTCCGGCTCCGTCAGGCGCGCGACCGGATGGACCGCGAGTACACCGAGCCGCTCGACGTCACCGCCCTCGCGCGCACCGCGCTGATGTCACCCGGCCATTTCCAGCGCAGCTTCCGCGAGGCGTTCGGCGAGACGCCGTACGGCTATCTGATGACCCGGCGTGTCGAGCGCGCCAAGGCCCTGCTGCGCCGCGGCGACCTCTCCGTGACGGAGGTCTGCATGGCCGTCGGCTGCACCTCCCTCGGCTCCTTCAGCTCCCGCTTCACCGAACTCGTCGGCGAGACCCCGAGCGCGTACAAGTCCCGCTCCCACGAGGCGAGCGCCACGATCCCACCCTGCGTGGCCCGCAAGTACACCCGGCCCAGACGCGCTGCGCGACCGGGCCGGGGCGCCTAG
- a CDS encoding CGNR zinc finger domain-containing protein: protein MELAYYSDYAVRLVNSEEPTRGKDTLTSVEAVRDLFGGNSSAARRATESDVTRFRSVRGRLRAVFEAADGGDETLAVDLLNSLLLEFPVSPQISGHDFRDDDGRPLWHMHLADHPSNATAGYAAIAAMGLAFHLTEYGVDRLGLCEASPCRNAYLDTSTNRSRRYCSDRCATRANVAAYRARKRLEADRSQKTGLAADSAQRTAAKSER from the coding sequence GTGGAACTGGCCTATTACTCGGACTACGCGGTACGTCTCGTCAACAGCGAGGAGCCGACGCGGGGCAAGGACACGCTGACCTCGGTCGAGGCCGTCCGCGATCTGTTCGGCGGCAACTCCTCGGCGGCCCGGCGCGCCACCGAGTCGGACGTGACCCGGTTCCGCTCGGTCCGCGGGCGGCTGCGCGCGGTCTTCGAGGCGGCGGACGGCGGCGACGAGACGCTCGCCGTGGACCTGCTGAACTCGCTGCTCCTGGAGTTCCCGGTCAGCCCCCAGATCTCCGGGCACGACTTCCGGGACGACGACGGCCGCCCGCTGTGGCACATGCACCTCGCGGACCACCCGTCGAACGCGACCGCGGGCTACGCGGCGATCGCGGCGATGGGTCTGGCCTTCCACCTCACGGAGTACGGCGTGGACCGCCTCGGCCTGTGCGAGGCGTCACCGTGCCGCAACGCCTACCTGGACACCTCCACCAACCGCTCCCGGCGCTACTGTTCCGACCGCTGCGCCACCCGCGCCAACGTGGCCGCCTACCGCGCCCGCAAACGCCTGGAGGCCGACCGGTCGCAGAAGACGGGCCTGGCGGCCGACAGCGCCCAGCGCACCGCCGCGAAGAGCGAGCGCTGA
- the sodX gene encoding nickel-type superoxide dismutase maturation protease yields MPELSQETERRVALLPFGPAEVTGPSMVPTLHHGDRLLVQWGARVGPGDVVVLRHPFQQDLLVVKRATERREGGWWVLGDNAYAGGDSTDYGVVPDELVLGKVRFRYRPRRPDQRSLFAAVRWALSAARPVFCDRSASRRLRAR; encoded by the coding sequence ATGCCGGAGCTGTCGCAGGAGACCGAGCGCAGGGTTGCCCTGCTGCCGTTCGGGCCGGCGGAGGTGACCGGGCCGTCCATGGTGCCCACCCTCCATCACGGCGACCGGCTCCTGGTGCAGTGGGGGGCCAGGGTCGGACCGGGTGACGTGGTCGTCCTGCGCCATCCCTTCCAGCAGGACCTGCTCGTCGTCAAGCGGGCCACCGAACGCCGTGAGGGCGGCTGGTGGGTGCTCGGGGACAACGCGTACGCCGGTGGCGACAGCACGGACTACGGCGTCGTGCCCGACGAACTGGTGCTGGGCAAGGTCCGCTTCCGTTACCGGCCGCGCCGGCCGGATCAGCGCTCGCTCTTCGCGGCGGTGCGCTGGGCGCTGTCGGCCGCCAGGCCCGTCTTCTGCGACCGGTCGGCCTCCAGGCGTTTGCGGGCGCGGTAG
- a CDS encoding VOC family protein, translating into MSRTALWTDAFIDRPYERFGRACDFWTVVTDTRLSERRGERQEFVTLLPDGADACVRVQGLLDGEGGAHLDLGVADLPRFVASALRLGARTLSDEDTLVVLRSPAGLPFCAVRWHGGSVRPPVVRGSRLDQVCLDVPPSSYDAEVAFWSGLLPDWESRPGSLPEFHVLAPPPGLPIRLLLQRLGEERPASAHLDLACADIEATRAEHERLGATAVAVGSNWTVMRDPAGGLYCLTGRDPETGRPASG; encoded by the coding sequence ATGAGCCGAACCGCGCTGTGGACCGACGCCTTCATCGACCGTCCCTACGAACGGTTCGGCCGGGCCTGCGACTTCTGGACCGTGGTCACGGACACCCGGCTGTCCGAGCGACGGGGCGAACGCCAGGAGTTCGTCACCCTGCTGCCGGACGGGGCCGACGCCTGCGTCCGGGTCCAGGGGCTTCTCGACGGCGAGGGCGGCGCGCATCTCGACCTCGGTGTGGCCGACCTGCCCCGGTTCGTGGCGTCGGCGCTGCGGCTCGGGGCCAGGACGCTGAGCGACGAGGACACCCTGGTGGTGCTGCGCTCCCCCGCCGGCCTGCCGTTCTGCGCGGTGCGGTGGCACGGCGGGTCGGTCCGGCCGCCGGTGGTGCGCGGCAGCCGCCTCGACCAGGTGTGCCTCGACGTCCCGCCGTCGTCCTACGACGCCGAAGTCGCCTTCTGGAGCGGACTGCTGCCCGACTGGGAGTCCCGCCCCGGTTCGCTCCCCGAGTTCCACGTGCTCGCGCCGCCGCCCGGGCTGCCGATCCGCCTCCTGCTGCAACGGCTCGGCGAGGAGCGCCCGGCCTCCGCCCACCTCGACCTGGCCTGCGCCGACATCGAGGCGACCCGCGCCGAGCACGAGCGGCTGGGCGCCACGGCGGTGGCCGTCGGCTCCAACTGGACGGTGATGCGTGATCCGGCGGGCGGCCTGTACTGCCTGACGGGCCGGGACCCGGAGACGGGCCGGCCGGCTAGCGGATGA
- a CDS encoding inorganic phosphate transporter, translated as MDHITLLVAVVIVTALAFDFTNGFHDTANAMATSIATGALKPRTAVIISGVLNVVGAFLSTEVAKTISGGIVDDTLVTPGMIFAGLVGAILWNLMTWLVGLPSSSSHALFGGLIGAVWVGAGSHGVHFDKVVEKVLVPAVASPVVAGVAALLATYLAYKLTARAREKSVTKGFRIGQIASASLVSLAHGTNDAQKTMGVITLTLISAGALGHDAGPPVWVIASAGLAIGLGTYLGGWRIIRTMGKGLTEIQSPQGFAAETASTTVILTSAHLGFALSTTQVASGSILGAGLGRRLAEVRWGIAGKMVVAWLITLPAAALVGGVSASVVVNGGDLGTIVVALVGAAVAAGIVALSRRNPVSANNVNDAHEVAVRATTPADTPVRTAA; from the coding sequence ATGGACCACATCACGTTGCTCGTGGCGGTCGTCATCGTCACGGCGCTGGCCTTCGACTTCACCAACGGATTCCACGACACGGCGAACGCGATGGCCACCTCCATCGCCACCGGCGCCCTCAAACCGAGAACAGCGGTGATCATCAGCGGTGTGCTGAACGTCGTCGGCGCCTTCCTGTCCACCGAGGTCGCCAAGACGATCTCCGGCGGCATCGTGGACGACACCCTGGTCACCCCCGGCATGATCTTCGCCGGACTGGTCGGGGCCATCCTGTGGAACCTGATGACCTGGCTGGTCGGACTGCCGTCGAGCTCCTCGCACGCGCTGTTCGGCGGGCTGATCGGAGCGGTGTGGGTCGGTGCGGGCTCGCACGGCGTGCACTTCGACAAGGTGGTCGAGAAGGTACTGGTCCCGGCGGTGGCCTCACCGGTCGTGGCCGGGGTGGCGGCACTGCTCGCCACCTACCTCGCCTACAAGCTCACCGCCCGCGCCCGCGAGAAGTCGGTGACCAAGGGCTTCCGGATCGGCCAGATCGCCTCCGCCTCCCTGGTCTCCCTCGCGCACGGCACGAACGACGCGCAGAAGACCATGGGCGTCATCACGCTGACCCTCATCTCGGCCGGCGCGCTCGGCCACGACGCCGGCCCGCCGGTGTGGGTGATCGCGTCCGCGGGCCTGGCCATCGGCCTGGGCACCTACCTGGGCGGCTGGCGGATCATCCGCACCATGGGCAAGGGCCTCACCGAGATCCAGTCGCCGCAGGGCTTCGCCGCCGAGACCGCCTCCACCACCGTCATCCTGACCTCCGCCCACCTCGGCTTCGCCCTGTCCACCACCCAGGTCGCCTCGGGCAGCATCCTCGGCGCGGGCCTCGGCCGGCGCCTGGCGGAGGTCCGCTGGGGCATCGCGGGCAAGATGGTCGTCGCCTGGCTGATCACACTGCCCGCCGCCGCGCTGGTCGGCGGTGTCTCCGCGAGCGTGGTCGTCAACGGCGGGGACCTCGGCACCATCGTGGTCGCCCTCGTCGGCGCCGCCGTCGCCGCGGGCATCGTGGCCCTCTCCCGGCGCAACCCGGTGAGCGCCAACAACGTCAACGACGCCCACGAAGTCGCCGTCCGCGCCACCACGCCGGCCGACACCCCCGTCCGTACGGCCGCCTGA